One genomic segment of Lewinellaceae bacterium includes these proteins:
- a CDS encoding tetratricopeptide repeat protein → MTAKVKVKPVHPWFLSGWAKWSIFLFGVALYLQTLTYDYTLDDAIVIYENQYTTSGFKGIGGILGHDTFYGFFKEAGKSQLVSGGRYRPLSLILFAIEWQLFGRSPGSGHALNLLLYGLLCLMVYLAMERLLAPTVQPRIRYPAAWITAILFAAHPVHTEAVANIKGMDEILALLGCLFALYLAFKQIPGHRNVLFAGLVFLLGMLAKENAITWVVVVPLAYLLLGNQRLMNSIRFSWPWLAAAALYLIIRQSVLESGDGQPVMELMNNPFLKWNGSGYVPMSLSESLGTTGVTWLQYLRLMVFPHPLTHDYYPRQIAIHTMTSPAALAGWLLYLAMAAGTIYFWKRQKVVSFGLAYYLVTFSIVSNLVIPIGTNMSERFLFMPGLGLLLIAGYYWAVWIAESSSRMPWVFFGLLVLAFSMKTVVRNTAWKDNFTLFKTDIAVSSNSAKLNNALGGELSVQAAKLTDETRRNEMLNQAIPLLQKALEIHPTYRNALLLLGNTYFYLARYEDAIASYQKALAISPGYREAEDNLQLAFREGGKYFGEKANDIPKALSYLQQAYTLKPKDYETLRLLGVAYGLSGKTNEAVIYFQKALEEKPEDTEAMFNYGTALLNAGQTEVGNQYIQKAIEKNPEIKKRYDME, encoded by the coding sequence ATGACCGCAAAAGTTAAAGTAAAACCTGTACATCCCTGGTTTTTATCCGGATGGGCTAAGTGGTCAATCTTTCTTTTTGGAGTGGCACTCTACCTGCAGACGTTAACTTACGATTATACCCTGGACGATGCCATTGTCATTTATGAAAACCAGTACACAACGTCGGGATTCAAAGGCATCGGAGGAATCCTGGGTCATGACACGTTTTATGGCTTTTTCAAGGAGGCAGGGAAATCCCAATTGGTTTCCGGAGGTCGCTACCGTCCGCTTTCGCTGATCCTGTTTGCCATCGAATGGCAATTATTTGGCCGGTCGCCGGGTTCCGGGCATGCTCTGAACCTATTACTGTATGGTCTGCTCTGCCTGATGGTTTACCTGGCAATGGAACGCCTATTGGCACCAACGGTCCAGCCGCGCATCCGCTATCCAGCCGCCTGGATCACCGCCATTCTGTTTGCCGCCCATCCGGTGCATACCGAAGCGGTAGCCAATATCAAGGGTATGGATGAGATCCTGGCACTCCTGGGATGCCTATTCGCCCTATACCTGGCCTTTAAGCAGATACCCGGGCATCGGAATGTCCTCTTTGCCGGGCTGGTCTTTTTACTAGGCATGCTGGCGAAGGAAAATGCCATTACCTGGGTGGTTGTCGTTCCTCTGGCGTACCTGTTATTAGGCAACCAGCGCTTGATGAACAGCATCCGGTTTTCCTGGCCCTGGCTTGCAGCAGCAGCTTTGTATCTGATCATACGGCAATCGGTGCTTGAATCCGGAGACGGGCAGCCGGTGATGGAACTCATGAACAATCCATTTCTGAAGTGGAACGGGTCCGGCTATGTACCGATGAGCCTCTCGGAAAGTCTGGGTACAACCGGAGTGACCTGGTTGCAATACCTGAGGTTAATGGTATTTCCACATCCGCTGACCCATGATTATTATCCCCGCCAGATTGCCATCCATACCATGACATCACCGGCTGCACTAGCCGGATGGCTGCTATACCTGGCCATGGCCGCAGGAACGATCTATTTTTGGAAAAGGCAAAAAGTGGTCAGTTTTGGCCTCGCCTACTATTTAGTTACCTTCTCCATCGTCAGCAATCTGGTTATTCCGATCGGTACCAATATGTCCGAGCGATTTTTATTCATGCCTGGCCTGGGACTATTGCTCATCGCCGGCTATTATTGGGCTGTCTGGATAGCAGAGAGCAGTTCCCGTATGCCCTGGGTCTTTTTTGGCCTGCTGGTACTGGCCTTCAGCATGAAGACCGTGGTTCGCAATACGGCCTGGAAAGATAATTTCACCCTCTTTAAAACCGATATAGCGGTTTCGTCCAACAGCGCCAAACTAAACAATGCATTGGGTGGAGAATTGAGTGTCCAGGCAGCAAAACTGACTGACGAGACCAGGCGCAACGAGATGCTCAATCAGGCCATTCCATTGTTACAGAAAGCGCTGGAAATCCATCCTACCTATCGCAATGCTTTGTTATTATTGGGAAATACTTATTTTTACCTCGCACGCTATGAAGATGCCATTGCCAGCTATCAAAAAGCACTGGCAATCAGCCCCGGATACCGGGAAGCAGAGGACAATCTTCAGCTGGCGTTCCGGGAGGGAGGAAAATATTTTGGTGAAAAAGCCAACGACATCCCAAAAGCCCTTTCGTATCTTCAACAAGCTTACACGTTAAAACCAAAAGACTATGAGACGTTGCGTCTACTGGGAGTAGCCTATGGCCTATCTGGTAAGACAAACGAAGCTGTTATTTATTTCCAAAAAGCGCTGGAAGAAAAACCAGAAGACACGGAAGCGATGTTTAATTACGGGACAGCCCTGTTAAATGCCGGCCAAACCGAAGTAGGAAATCAATACATTCAAAAAGCAATCGAAAAAAATCCAGAAATAAAGAAACGCTATGATATGGAATAG
- a CDS encoding amidohydrolase family protein, producing MKKWIIGIYCLALNLMVQAQADDLQPLNRVYAVTHAFIVPKPGMLLKDATIIVRDGVIEAVGNQVTIPVDAQIIDADSMYIYAGFIDALSDAGIKKQEEEQGGRGRGRTASPPDNSPLTNTKSGVTPEITVASQLDPSSADLANMRKLGFTTLNIVPEGRMIPGMSAAVELQGTQANEMVLKANSGLYTQFRGAENRRYPGTTIAVMSKWRDFYKNAETAMHHETMYAEDPTGLPRPSYDAATKAMYPVIKKEVPVIFETPDVLSMYRAMDVQKDLGFNIVLADVKEGYLFTDVIKSSQVPLILSLDLPKKMDDEKKSDEKKDRGGMEKGGDKKEKPSMEKTDKPDDPETAMLKAKQKAEVEKREKQAATLIQAGIPFSFGSKGARNSEIKANLNRMIKAGLTEEQALASLTTEPAKLLKLDRQLGTLEKGKIANLLVSTGPYFDEKSEVRYVFVDGAKFEFESKPKPKPGSNDASAQKNALGTWEYTIDVPNQSVEGKMTFSMDGRDIKGEISNSSAGDGTQPLNNVTVAGTVMTFDMDYNMGGNSMNLQYELNLDGDSLDGQVMVGSYGTFKVKGKRISKPN from the coding sequence ATGAAAAAGTGGATTATCGGGATTTACTGCTTGGCACTGAACCTGATGGTGCAGGCTCAGGCAGACGATCTCCAACCCTTAAACCGCGTTTATGCGGTTACGCATGCCTTCATCGTACCGAAACCGGGCATGCTTTTGAAAGACGCGACGATAATCGTACGCGACGGCGTCATCGAAGCGGTAGGTAACCAAGTTACCATACCCGTGGACGCCCAGATCATTGATGCGGACTCCATGTATATTTATGCCGGTTTTATCGACGCCCTGAGCGATGCTGGTATTAAAAAGCAGGAAGAAGAACAGGGCGGTCGCGGTCGCGGACGTACCGCTTCGCCACCGGATAATAGTCCGTTGACGAATACGAAATCCGGTGTAACACCGGAGATCACTGTGGCCAGTCAACTGGATCCCTCCTCCGCCGATCTTGCCAACATGCGCAAACTGGGCTTTACGACCCTGAATATCGTACCGGAAGGACGTATGATCCCTGGCATGAGTGCAGCCGTAGAACTACAAGGCACCCAGGCCAATGAAATGGTCCTGAAAGCAAACAGCGGATTGTACACGCAATTCCGTGGCGCAGAGAACCGGCGTTACCCGGGTACAACCATTGCCGTGATGTCCAAATGGCGCGACTTTTACAAGAATGCAGAAACCGCCATGCATCACGAGACCATGTATGCCGAAGACCCTACTGGCTTGCCCCGGCCAAGTTATGATGCAGCAACCAAGGCCATGTACCCGGTCATCAAAAAAGAAGTGCCGGTCATCTTCGAAACACCCGACGTCTTATCGATGTACCGGGCTATGGACGTACAGAAAGACCTCGGATTCAACATTGTATTGGCTGATGTCAAAGAAGGATATCTCTTTACCGATGTCATCAAATCGAGTCAGGTACCGTTGATACTGTCCCTGGACCTCCCCAAGAAAATGGATGACGAAAAGAAGAGCGACGAAAAGAAAGATCGCGGCGGAATGGAAAAGGGCGGAGATAAGAAGGAAAAGCCGTCGATGGAGAAAACGGACAAACCCGATGATCCGGAGACCGCTATGCTGAAAGCAAAGCAAAAAGCAGAAGTCGAAAAACGGGAGAAACAAGCAGCCACTCTGATCCAGGCTGGCATCCCATTTAGCTTTGGCTCCAAAGGTGCACGTAACTCTGAGATCAAAGCCAATCTGAACCGGATGATCAAAGCCGGTCTCACCGAAGAACAAGCACTGGCTTCTTTGACCACGGAACCGGCAAAACTGCTGAAGCTGGATCGTCAGCTCGGCACCCTTGAGAAAGGCAAAATTGCCAATCTGCTGGTGAGCACCGGGCCTTACTTTGATGAAAAATCCGAAGTGCGCTACGTTTTTGTGGATGGCGCCAAATTCGAATTTGAATCGAAACCAAAACCAAAGCCGGGAAGCAATGACGCCTCAGCTCAAAAGAATGCATTGGGTACCTGGGAGTACACCATCGATGTTCCGAATCAATCGGTTGAGGGTAAAATGACCTTCTCGATGGACGGGCGCGACATCAAAGGGGAAATCTCCAATTCTTCCGCCGGTGATGGTACACAGCCGCTCAACAATGTAACGGTAGCGGGTACGGTCATGACTTTTGATATGGATTACAACATGGGAGGAAACAGCATGAACCTGCAATACGAACTGAACCTAGATGGAGACAGCCTGGACGGTCAGGTGATGGTCGGCTCCTACGGGACCTTCAAGGTGAAGGGAAAACGCATTAGCAAACCAAACTAA